The following are from one region of the Aspergillus luchuensis IFO 4308 DNA, chromosome 4, nearly complete sequence genome:
- a CDS encoding FAD-binding oxidoreductase (COG:C;~EggNog:ENOG410PGIJ;~InterPro:IPR006094,IPR036318,IPR016166,IPR012951;~PFAM:PF08031,PF01565;~SECRETED:SignalP(1-21);~go_function: GO:0016491 - oxidoreductase activity [Evidence IEA];~go_function: GO:0050660 - flavin adenine dinucleotide binding [Evidence IEA];~go_function: GO:0071949 - FAD binding [Evidence IEA];~go_process: GO:0055114 - oxidation-reduction process [Evidence IEA]): MAPPVIFMAAVLLTLPNQLAALHQNPGNISTPATANNGALPTTLESCLGATGASVVYATDAGYSNLTVADNSNYHPHPQAVVIPNSTEQVAATVRCVAAEQGRVTLTTRGGGHGYAAYSLSGQVIIDSSQMTDIALDESTQEVTVQMGQKLGPLALAMGRAGYALPHGTCPGVGVAGHSLGGGWGFTSREWGWLVDRVVSLELVDVTGRIRTISSKAAKSNTTSTDDENDDLWWALRGAGSNNFGIVTSFTYRMEPAPTAIVNYNIGFATQSDCVQVLLTLQEIGSLPATSSAGFPTSLGGELIIDGGYQAPKAYCTFTGQYLGDSAAYNKTIDRLLSPLARQSIQPLTTTSSFYTNWVSALTNLMGDLDSPSVPQPYYAKSLFDDGHPNYTSTSIANIFSAIQPAGPDAFISFDLNGPDAVTTLPPDDTVGPMAFNHRNNLFMSQIYAWDFPGFTNASARETAVDRLSDVADAVRQADPEGGWQAYQNYIDPYLQDWAEMYYGDALDRLKEIKKKWDPLDILDFPQGLGRV; encoded by the exons ATGGCTCCTCCAGTCATATTCATGGCAGCAGTCTTGTTGACGCTGCCCAATCAACTCGCAGCCCTACACCAGAACCCTGGGAACATCTCCACCCCCGCAACGGCCAACAATGGCGCGCTGCCGACAACCCTTGAATCCTGTCTAGGAGCTACTGGCGCTTCCGTTGTGTACGCCACGGATGCTGGGTACTCGAATCTCACGGTGGCAGACAACAGCAACtaccaccctcatcctcaagcTGTTGTCATTCCAAATTCAACGGAACAAGTTGCTGCTACTGTTCGCTGCGTGGCAGCCGAGCAGGGTCGGGTCACTCTCACGACCCGTGGCGGTGGCCATGGCTATGCTGCGTACAGTCTTTCAGGACAGGTCATCATTGACTCCAGCCAGATGACCGACATTGCCCTCGACGAGAGCACACAGGAGGTAACCGTGCAAATGGGTCAGAAGCTTGGCCCGCTGGCTCTGGCCATGGGTCGCGCGGGATATGCCTTGCCTCATGGCACCTGTCCGGGGGTGGGGGTAGCTGGGCACAGTCTGGGGGGTGGCTGGGGGTTTACCTCTCGCGAGTGGGGATGGCTAGTAGACAGAG TGGTCTCACTGGAGCTTGTGGACGTGACCGGCCGCATCCGAACGATCAGCTCTAAGGCGGCAAAGTCCAATACCACATCTACAGACGACGAGAATGATGACCTCTGGTGGGCACTTCGCGGTGCTGGCTCCAACAATTTTGGAATTGTGACGTCGTTCACCTACCGCATGGAGCCCGCTCCAACGGCCATCGTTAACTACAACATTGGCTTCGCGACTCAGTCAGACTGCGTACAGGTCCTTCTAACCCTACAAGAGATCGGATCCCTACCGGcgacctcctccgccggctTTCCAACCTCTCTGGGTGGAGAACTCATCATAGATGGTGGCTACCAGGCCCCTAAGGCCTATTGCACCTTCACTGGCCAATACCTCGGCGATTCCGCCGCCTACAACAAAACTATCGACCGCCTCCTTTCCCCACTCGCACGCCAGTCCATCCAGCCCCTCACAACCACCAGCTCCTTCTACACCAACTGGGTCTCCGCTCTCACTAATCTCATGGGTGACCTTGACTCCCCGTCTGTTCCACAACCCTATTACGCCAAATCCCTCTTCGACGACGGTCATCCGAACTACACTAGCACCTCCATCGCGAATATATTTTCCGCCATCCAGCCTGCCGGGCCTGATGCCTTTATCTCCTTCGACCTGAACGGTCCAGATGCCGTCACCACCCTTCCCCCGGATGACACTGTCGGGCCCATGGCCTTCAATCATCGAAACAATCTCTTCATGTCGCAAATCTATGCTTGGGATTTCCCGGGGTTCACAAATGCGTCAGCACGGGAGACTGCAGTTGACAGGCTTTCCGATGTCGCGGATGCGGTGCGCCAGGCCGATCCTGAGGGTGGTTGGCAAGCATATCAGAATTATATCGACCCATATTTGCAGGACTGGGCAGAGATGTATTATGGGGATGCTTTGGACCGGTTgaaggagatcaagaagaagtggGATCCGTTGGATATTTTGGATTTTCCACAAGGATTGGGGCGTGTGTGA